A portion of the bacterium genome contains these proteins:
- a CDS encoding mechanosensitive ion channel family protein, translating into MAGLIVERAILPRIARYVARREGGVEHLVVAALRGVVFVWGAAVGLYGAVLSARIAPEWSRLSQKLLVIVAIASVTLVVARIAAGAVGLYSRHLYRHGRGPDMLSPTIITNFTQLLVFLVGALIGLQSLGIAVTPILTALGVGGLAVALALQETLANLFSGLYIITARQIRPGDYVKLNTGEEGTIIDITWRSTKIREGPNNMIIVPNAKLASATVTNYYEPDREIAVPVRMGVSYESDLAAVERITLDVAREVLRDAQGSVRGFEPVLRYHTFGDASIDFTVVLRAQDIGSQDAVKHEFVKRLHARYRAEGVRFRSETGISLHDAGAAALPRLGTVERR; encoded by the coding sequence GTGGCGGGATTGATCGTCGAAAGAGCGATCCTCCCACGGATAGCCAGGTACGTCGCCCGCCGCGAAGGGGGCGTAGAGCATCTCGTCGTCGCCGCGCTCCGGGGCGTCGTGTTCGTCTGGGGCGCGGCGGTAGGCTTGTACGGCGCCGTGCTGAGCGCGCGCATCGCACCCGAGTGGTCCCGACTGTCTCAGAAACTCCTCGTCATCGTCGCGATCGCATCGGTGACGCTCGTCGTGGCGCGCATCGCCGCGGGGGCCGTCGGCCTGTACAGCCGTCATCTGTACCGCCACGGGCGCGGCCCGGACATGCTGTCGCCCACGATTATCACGAACTTCACTCAGTTGCTCGTGTTTCTGGTGGGGGCGCTCATCGGTCTGCAGTCGCTCGGCATCGCGGTCACGCCGATCCTGACCGCGCTCGGCGTCGGCGGGTTAGCGGTCGCGCTTGCCCTGCAGGAGACCCTCGCCAACCTGTTCTCCGGGTTGTATATCATCACCGCCCGCCAGATCCGACCGGGCGACTACGTGAAGCTCAATACCGGCGAAGAGGGGACGATCATCGACATCACGTGGCGGAGCACCAAGATCAGAGAGGGCCCAAACAACATGATCATCGTGCCCAACGCCAAGTTGGCGTCCGCGACCGTCACGAACTACTACGAGCCGGATCGCGAGATCGCCGTGCCCGTGCGGATGGGCGTCAGCTATGAGAGCGACCTCGCCGCCGTGGAGCGGATCACACTCGACGTCGCGCGCGAGGTGCTGCGGGACGCACAGGGCAGCGTGCGCGGCTTTGAGCCGGTCCTCCGGTATCACACGTTCGGGGATGCCAGCATCGATTTCACCGTGGTGCTGAGGGCGCAAGACATCGGCAGCCAGGACGCCGTGAAGCACGAGTTTGTAAAGCGGCTGCACGCTCGGTACCGAGCCGAGGGCGTGCGGTTTCGATCCGAGACGGGCATCTCGCTGCACGACGCGGGCGCCGCTGCCTTGCCACGCCTCGGCACAGTCGAACGGCGGTAG
- a CDS encoding S41 family peptidase — translation MGCRATRRGWVVLVVAVCCGFAFIPAYATDGSLVVAALRTLDQNYVKTVDDVGLLNTAIGALRTATDLDTAALSDIPQGTPEGSASRMFLAVFDRAVQAGKGGSAEDLAQTATRAMLASLHDSHVNYYTAAAFAEFQRNLAGQASYAGIGVFVKSIKDTDGTTVAFVAAAFPGAPAARAGLQRFDRILRVDGKDVSGMTAGELVPLLRGSASSAVSVTVQRRDRTLTVSVVRQAIQIPPVDAYFIRPGVAYVRLLAFPRGAGHDIRSALRSLASRGAISSVILDLRNNGGGLIKEGSIVAGAFLPPGTLLAHTVERARPPTEITSTGTPIVDRGRLVVLIDDGTASTAELLTAGLRDAHRATLVGDKTAGALGVAMRYALPDGGIEVTVSQVTGPQHEQIEGVGITPGVQVALTVAEVARGEDGQLEAALKSLGVAEIFSAASAA, via the coding sequence ATGGGATGTCGCGCAACACGGCGGGGGTGGGTCGTCCTTGTCGTCGCGGTGTGCTGCGGCTTCGCGTTCATACCCGCGTACGCGACGGACGGGAGCCTCGTGGTGGCCGCCCTCCGTACACTGGATCAGAACTACGTCAAGACGGTGGACGACGTTGGGCTCCTGAATACCGCGATCGGGGCGTTGCGGACGGCGACCGACCTCGACACCGCTGCGCTGTCCGACATTCCACAAGGGACGCCGGAAGGGTCCGCGTCGCGCATGTTCCTCGCCGTGTTCGACCGCGCGGTTCAGGCGGGGAAGGGGGGATCGGCCGAGGATCTGGCCCAGACCGCCACTCGCGCGATGCTGGCGTCGTTGCACGATTCCCACGTGAACTACTACACGGCCGCTGCCTTTGCGGAATTCCAGCGAAATCTCGCGGGTCAGGCGAGCTACGCGGGCATCGGGGTCTTCGTTAAGAGCATCAAGGACACCGACGGCACCACCGTGGCGTTTGTCGCCGCCGCCTTTCCGGGCGCGCCGGCGGCACGGGCCGGGCTCCAGCGATTCGACCGGATCCTGCGGGTGGACGGGAAGGATGTCAGCGGCATGACGGCGGGTGAACTCGTCCCGCTGCTTCGCGGGTCTGCGAGCTCCGCGGTCAGCGTGACGGTGCAGCGGCGCGATCGGACGCTCACGGTTTCCGTCGTGCGACAGGCGATTCAAATCCCTCCGGTCGACGCGTACTTCATCCGGCCCGGTGTGGCCTACGTGCGGTTGCTCGCATTTCCCAGGGGCGCCGGGCACGACATTCGGAGCGCCCTCCGCTCCCTCGCGTCGCGGGGGGCCATCTCATCGGTGATTCTCGACCTGCGGAACAACGGGGGAGGATTGATCAAGGAGGGGAGCATCGTCGCCGGCGCGTTTCTGCCGCCGGGGACGCTCCTGGCGCACACGGTGGAGCGTGCACGACCGCCCACCGAGATTACGTCGACGGGTACGCCCATCGTCGATCGCGGCCGGCTGGTCGTGTTGATCGACGACGGCACGGCTTCGACGGCGGAGTTGCTCACGGCCGGGCTGCGTGATGCACATCGTGCGACGCTCGTCGGCGACAAGACCGCAGGCGCGCTCGGCGTGGCCATGCGGTATGCGTTGCCCGACGGCGGCATCGAGGTGACCGTGTCCCAGGTGACCGGTCCGCAGCACGAACAGATCGAGGGGGTCGGCATCACCCCGGGGGTCCAAGTGGCCCTCACGGTCGCCGAGGTCGCTCGGGGTGAGGACGGTCAGCTGGAGGCGGCGCTGAAGAGCCTGGGGGTGGCCGAGATCTTCTCGGCGGCGTCCGCGGCCTAG
- a CDS encoding NUDIX hydrolase, with the protein MAIRVASGGFLAITKEYYPPNLYRLPTGGIRRGEPVLEALHREVREETGLNSPVVTLVAIIGYHDGRVLSEFFTWVFLLEARDEPRAEDPDERIAGFRIVALDELPEIAARLEGLPDDYSAEFERSWAEWGRFRGAAHRVVREVLTDLGR; encoded by the coding sequence ATGGCGATCCGCGTCGCGTCCGGCGGGTTCCTTGCGATCACCAAGGAGTACTACCCGCCGAACCTGTACCGGTTACCCACGGGCGGGATCCGTCGAGGGGAGCCCGTGCTTGAGGCGCTGCACCGCGAGGTGCGTGAGGAAACCGGGCTGAACAGCCCCGTTGTTACGCTCGTTGCGATCATCGGGTACCACGATGGCAGGGTCTTGTCCGAATTCTTCACCTGGGTCTTTCTGCTGGAGGCAAGAGATGAACCGCGGGCCGAGGACCCCGACGAACGCATCGCCGGGTTCCGTATCGTCGCCCTGGACGAGCTCCCGGAGATCGCGGCCCGGCTGGAAGGCCTGCCCGACGACTACTCCGCGGAGTTCGAGCGCTCGTGGGCCGAGTGGGGGCGCTTCCGCGGGGCGGCTCACCGTGTGGTGCGGGAAGTCCTCACGGACCTCGGGCGCTGA